One window of Cumulibacter manganitolerans genomic DNA carries:
- the gltX gene encoding glutamate--tRNA ligase, with protein sequence MTSPARLRVAPSPTGDPHVGTAYMSLFNLAYARKTGGQFVLRIEDTDRARYQADSEQQVFDTLRWLDLDWDEGPDVGGPYAPYRQSERLDTYRPFVEQLLADGHAYYCWCSPERLTALREEQQRTKSPVTGYDRLCYGKTREERAALPGFSENPVVRMLVPDDVPLEFDDIIRGRVAAPRPDDQVILKADGFPTYHLAVVVDDHLMGITHVVRGEEWISSTPKHVLLYRMLGLTPPAFAHMPLLRNTDKSKISKRKNPAARLTWFREQGYLPEALRNFLQLLAYPPVEGDSELATFAEFVAGFDWAKVNTVGPIFDLKKLDWLNGAYIRTLSPSALADRIAEHYAYTGEWTPSAAELETLRAATPLIQERLTLLSEALPKLQFLFTADDDVVVEEDAAKALNEDAPRVLDAAIPALEALESFDTASVEAALRAALVDGLGIKPKFAFGPLRVALTGSRVSPPLFESMELLGRDSTLARLRRFRTSR encoded by the coding sequence ATGACTTCTCCCGCTCGCCTCCGCGTCGCCCCCTCGCCCACCGGTGACCCGCACGTCGGTACCGCCTACATGTCGCTGTTCAACCTCGCCTACGCCCGCAAGACCGGCGGGCAGTTCGTGCTGCGCATCGAGGACACCGACCGGGCCCGCTACCAGGCCGACTCCGAGCAGCAGGTCTTCGACACGCTGCGCTGGCTCGACCTCGACTGGGACGAGGGGCCGGACGTCGGGGGCCCCTACGCGCCGTACCGCCAGTCCGAGCGCCTGGACACCTACCGACCGTTCGTCGAGCAGCTGCTCGCCGACGGCCACGCCTACTACTGCTGGTGCTCCCCGGAGCGGCTCACCGCGCTGCGCGAGGAGCAGCAACGGACGAAGTCGCCGGTGACGGGCTACGACCGGCTCTGCTACGGCAAGACCCGCGAGGAGCGCGCCGCGCTGCCGGGGTTCTCCGAGAACCCGGTCGTGCGGATGCTCGTGCCGGACGACGTCCCGCTGGAGTTCGACGACATCATCCGCGGCCGGGTCGCGGCCCCGCGGCCGGACGACCAGGTGATCCTGAAGGCCGACGGCTTCCCGACGTACCACCTCGCGGTCGTGGTCGACGACCATCTGATGGGCATCACGCACGTCGTCCGCGGCGAGGAGTGGATCTCCTCGACGCCCAAGCACGTGCTGCTCTACCGGATGCTGGGGCTGACGCCGCCGGCGTTCGCGCACATGCCGTTGCTGCGCAACACCGACAAGTCGAAGATCTCCAAGCGCAAGAATCCCGCGGCCCGGCTGACCTGGTTCCGCGAGCAGGGCTACCTGCCGGAGGCGCTGCGCAACTTCCTGCAGCTGCTGGCCTACCCGCCGGTCGAGGGCGACTCCGAGCTGGCGACCTTCGCCGAGTTCGTCGCCGGCTTCGACTGGGCCAAGGTCAACACGGTCGGCCCGATCTTCGACCTCAAGAAGCTCGACTGGCTCAACGGCGCGTACATCCGCACCCTGTCGCCGTCCGCGCTCGCCGACCGCATCGCCGAGCACTACGCCTACACCGGCGAGTGGACGCCGTCCGCGGCCGAGCTGGAGACGTTGCGCGCGGCCACGCCGCTGATCCAGGAGCGCCTCACCCTGCTGTCCGAGGCGCTGCCGAAGCTGCAGTTCCTGTTCACCGCGGACGACGACGTCGTCGTCGAGGAGGACGCGGCGAAGGCGCTCAACGAGGACGCTCCGCGGGTCCTCGACGCGGCGATCCCGGCGCTGGAGGCGCTCGAGTCCTTCGACACGGCCTCGGTCGAGGCCGCGCTGCGCGCGGCCCTCGTCGACGGGCTCGGCATCAAGCCGAAGTTCGCCTTCGGCCCGCTGCGCGTCGCGCTGACCGGCTCTCGGGTGTCCCCGCCGCTGTTCGAGTCGATGGAGCTGCTCGGGCGCGACTCGACGCTGGCCCGGCTGCGCCGTTTCCGCACCTCGCGGTAG